In Monodelphis domestica isolate mMonDom1 chromosome 1, mMonDom1.pri, whole genome shotgun sequence, the sequence CTTGCATAGCCAAGTGTTCTGAAATCATAGCAGCAGATCTACCAATATGGCACATACAACTACTGGCAAGAGTAGCTTCACCTAAGGTAAAGCTTTGAGGAGAATGGTTAGCGTAAAGCAGAAATGCCAACCTAGATAAACAGCAACTCTGCATTGGTACCACAGTCTATCCCAGGGATCTTCAAAGTGTTTTGTTGCCAAAGGGCATGATTAACCTGAGTGGGTGGATAAATGGACGACTGAGAGGCTTATTTACAATCCAGCCATACTCACCCCTCAGCTTCCAACAGTTCCCCACTCGATCCCATCCCTTCTGAACGGGGAATTGGCCCTTTTGGGAAAACTATAGCCTGTTAGTCGGGAACTCATAATTAAACTATGACACGACATTAAGGAAATATCCCTTTCCTCCAGCATATCCACCCCATGTCCTGGAGATCATTTTGTGGTTGAGACAGGTGCCCCAACTAGGCAGACTTTGTACTCTGAGGTACTGACCAGTGAGAACTCCCCTGAAAATCTCATTACATTACTTTTCCCCCAAACCACCTTCTCTTCCAGACTTCCCTATTACTTCATAGGCACCACAATCCAAACAGATACCTAGTATCACCTTTAActtactctctctcttattctacatttttaaccagttgccaaatcttgccatttttatCCCAGTTTTTCTCACATCTTTCACCTTCACTCTacttcaggtcctcatcaccaaTTTCTCTATCgtatttcttccttctccaatccatttttCCCATGTCACTTGCCACTGATTTTCCTGAAGTGGAGGTCCTGAAGTGTCACTCCCCTATTCAGTAAACTCTAGTGACTCCATATTGACGCTAGAACCAAATATTATTTTAGCTTGATCTCATCCTTTTTCATGTCCAGTTTTTGTGTAAATTTCGTAATGTATATAATTGTTAGTATAGGAGTACATGTGTTAACATattagttacacacacacacataggggtatatccttaaaattttttactgatgGGGTATGCAATCAAAAAACTTTGGAAAGTATTTGTCTATCCACTGCCTTTGATAGTGGTACCAAGGATGATTTAGGGAGTTCATGGCTATTTCTCTGATATTAATCTAAAGAGATTGGGATTGTGCCACAAACATCTCTTAATATATCATGCATTTACCATTCATAACTTTGTTTTTGAATCTAATTACTTTGGGGCAAGATGTCCTGATCCCTCTTCTTTTGCATTATCTTTTGTGATTATTCCTTTTCCACTCTCATTCCTCTCACACTAGGCCAAATCATCATCCCCATACACACAATCCCTTAGATGTTTCTATCTTGCTTCTCCATCTTCTCCATCTACTCTGGGTGTTGCTGCCAGTTTTATTCTCATAAaactctgaatttttctttttctgctaaaaaaaaaaagataaactgtAATGGTCGCTATTGTCTAACTGAAGAGTTTACACTTCTGAGATGGCATGGAGGGTCTTCTATATTTAATATGGCAGATTTGACCAAGCCAGTTTAGTGCCTCTGGTAGGAGACTGGAGTGAGATGGGACAACAGAACTGACAATTAACGAAAGATTTAGTTGGCcatagaaagggaagaatattcaGAGTAGAGAAAGGCTCTCCATCTAGAATAGTCTTGATATCCTATCTGTGTGCTGTCCATAATGAAGTTTCAGCCAAGCACAATGGAATAGCTATAGCTCCTTAtgtcccttttttaaaaacccaggtGACCAGGAATCAATTTGCCAGCTGTCAGTCTTTAGTCCTGAGCCAATTAAGTCTCAATGATGGCTTCAATAATACTATTTAAGGAAAATTCTAACATTCATGTTTGAGGGATCCTGGTAGATGCTGTGATCACACGTTACCTGATCCTATCTCCCACAACTTCTGCCCAttgtctttctatccccctcATCCTTATCCTTTCTCACATTTAACTCAATATGGACTTAAGGCCACTTGCTATCCACACTGTCCTCTTGGGGAACCTTCCACTCTACTAACACTGTCATACCCCCAAAACTGAGCATAGTATTATGGCTATGGTTTGACCAGGTTAAGGAACAAAGGGGTGGTCCCCTCTTTATTCCTGGATACtaggcttctttttttaaatgcagtccaaggtcacattagctttttttggcTGTGGACTCACTGAGTTTGCAGTTAACTGGAACTCaagtttaggttttttttttttccaggcaaaTTATAGTCTGATCATGTAAGGCTTTACTTTTATTCCGAATGAATTTCATCTTCACTAGTCTGTCAGGATCTTTTTGATGAATGGGAGTGTTGTTGAAGAAAAGGGTGCTTTGATCAACCAGGAAACATTTACTATCTATTCTGTCAGGTACTGTATCTTTACATCTGAATGAGTCTCTGATCCCCTGACCTGCTTGCTGCAGGGGAGACTGGACCTCAGTCTCAGAAGTCAGAGAAAGGTTGTTCCGTGTGCCAGGACTGAAGATACTACGACTAATAATCCTTGGCTTGTGATGAGAAGAGAACTGGATATGGCAGCAGAGCTTTGACTCTTAGATCCTGCTGGTTGCTGATTATGACTGTGAATAAATCACTCTTTTTcctaggctcagtttcctcatctgtagagagGATAGGACTACtgaatggcttctgaggtcccttccagtcctaGATCTAAGATAAGAgttaataatttgatttttcttccaaTCATCCTTATCTTTACACTTTTTATATCACTAACAAGTCTTCACACAAAAATCTGTTTCAGTCAAAATGACCTTGTCATTCCCCAAACCTGCCATTTTATATGCACTCCCATGCCTTTGGGTAGATTGTCCCCATGCCTACAGTGCTCTTCCTCTAACTTCTAGAGTACTAGAAGCCTTTCTTGAGCCTCTTCCTTAGGGCTCTCTTCTTTCTCAGgttattttactctttttttataGGTGGTACATGAGATaaaagcactgaacttggagtcaggaaaatttgagttcaaatgctgtTCACTTACCTAGCTGGGTgacttgagcaagttacttaatctcagttttcccatctataaaatggggataacaatagcacctaatTTGCAGAGTTATGAAGATCAAGTagcatatgtaaaatgttttgcaaacactgatatgctatataaatgctagctagatagcattattttaaagtttacttatttatataaataGCAATGTCATCCCAGGAGAACATAAGCTACTTTAGGtcattttgtgtttgtatccttagcacctcATATAGCATCTTTACACAGAAGGTACAACTTTAAAACATGCTTGTTGAATGGAATTAAATCATGTGACATAAAATTAGTATCCCATATAATGTAATAACAGCTataatagcactttaaagtttataaaatgtgaaaatatgaaatatgaaaaaaaggattaaaatttttctccctttccttggaAATGACCCAAGTCATCATTTGTTGTAATCCTGGCTTTCAAAGTGATTTTCATCATCTGAGAACTAACTTGGATTGATGATGTGGGGGCAATGTATTTCTGATTTGCTTATCACAGAACAAAGTCATGGTTAagaagtatttataaatataaatattgaaaaagaaaagtaacaaaAGAAATTGTAGAACAAGTAAGTGACAAGTACAACTTTAATTAGTTTTCATAATTATTAtcaaaacttaaataaaaatgtaGAGTACTTCTACCCCACATTCTGCCATGTGTGAGGACACCACCAGTTTCACCTATTTCTGACATACCCCAGCttttaaagggaaaagatttTTACCTTCCTGCATAATTATCTCCCAATAAGCATCCACTTTCAAtagaaagagatccccaaatttTGAAGGTTCAGCAAGAACATTCTTCCTTGACATACAGTATTGGATTTAGGGACCTTTACGTAAAAAATTCTGGCAATGTGTATCCATTTATAACATCTACAGGATTCATATTCTTGCTgttttggtggggtggggggagaagaattTGATCTCTGCTTCTGAGGCTTTCACACAATGGTGATGTCTCCCCATGCTGGTTAACATAGACATCAGGTGCCACTCTTCTAGGCTTCCTAATACTGACTGAATTCACAGAATCACTACTCCTTCTGAGCTATTCCTGGGGTTTCTACCTAGGAGATGGGGAAACTCAGGCAAAAGGACAGGAGGAGAATTAATTGTATTTTTGCTACTCCCTAGGAGGACTCTTccctttcaataggaatgaaaatCTTAAAATTCAAACTCTCAAACCCTTTCCAGAATGGTCTAATCAGTAGGTGGGTAAGCAGACTGGCCACTTTAGCTACCATGGTCTCTGATAAAGTCCTAttaaatctctcttcttttttgtttgtttttttagtccTATTAAATTTCAAAGGTTATCTGCCCTTTTATATTATGATTCGCTAAAGGATGCTGGTGCTAAGAGTAATGCATCCTGTCAAGGGAGGCAAATGATGATTTTGGTTGCCAAGGTTCACTGTTGTTAGGGAAATATTAGCAAATTTGCTATTTCTTAACATTCCCATCCCTTTGGCAAAAATATCTACTgaaaaaaaggggaggaaatAATTTGATATATAGTAAGTACAAAGTGCATAAAAGATTGGGAAAAACTGAAATCTGGCCCTACTAAGTCGAGTAAAATGTTTGTATGGATGCTATCAATTGTAGACAGTAATACAATTTGTACTATGCAGGGCTTCTTGAAAGAGGAAATTTTTGAATAATGGTCTAATATTAGTCATTTGCCttgaaatattgttttaaaaccAGTATGTGCAAGTTTTGCcttggaaaaattaaaagcagaaaataaaaatcatatagaaatataaaagtgGAAGCCAGAAAGTTATTCAGTGCAACTAAACAGATGTTTGCTTGTAGTTCTTGGTATCCAAAACCTTTTTCCCACACATTGAGCAGATgcctgaaataaaagaaaataaggcaTGCATCATGTCATCAATCTCTGTCATAACAACAGCTGTTGGGTTTCTTTAGGGAAATTCTGAAGATTACAAAGTTTCATTTTATCTATGGCCAAATTCTTAGTTagatttttcttgacttttagaagaaaataaaatgaagtatgaGTGTTTTCTAATGGATATGACCCTTGGTATATTCACCCAATCATTCCTGAATTGTAggcataaattttttttataaagacaaGATGAGAATAAAGCAAACTTACCTTTTTTGTAAGCACAGCCTTGGCAATAATGAGAACCTGGCTGATGCACAGAACTTTTACAAATTCTGCAAGTGGAGAATTTATTCTTTCCATATGGGTCAAATCTAGATAAAGAGAAAAGTAAGATACATGCAGCTGTTACTAATGCAGAAGAACCTCACACTAAACTTTTCATGGAGTGCTTTGTCCTTAATTTCAGGCTTTTTATGAAAACAAATAGAATCAATCATAAGGATTACTGAGTACCAATACTGCCAGATCAGGTAGAGAAGACCTGGAgtaaaattctgcctctgactaGTAGGGTGACCATGGATAAATTATTTCATGTCTCTGAGctcatttcctcatccataaaagggagataataaatATCAATGGGATATGCTTCACAGGGCTTTTCTAAGGCTCAGATAAAGTAATGTACATAAAGTGATAAATGCCAGTTATAAGCTTATCTAAGTGGAAGCAGCAAAAGAGAACAAGATTGGTAATAAAACTGCTGATCTTGTTTTGTGAGTTTGCATTTCTAAAACCAGACGGATTTGACTACATataagataaaagaaatatacaCAATATTTGCCTTGAATAAGATTGATTTGTTTAACTTTAAGCATTATTTTTAGTGCTTACTTATTTTCTTTGGTATAAACGTGTAAGTATGAATGAAATTAGAATTTTAACTTAAGACAGATACTATAAGTGTTGTGAACATTTAATAcatcttttatattattttaaaagttggatcttaaaataattttcccagtTTCAGAATACTATAGAACTAAAGATAAAAAAGCTGCATAATGTGGGAACCAAAGGTAATTTGAGCAACTGAGAAAATCAATGAATCCACTACACACAGATCAGATATTGACTTAGGATACatcaaattaacaatatttatattgtgtacttttgtttattttcttaaacattttccaattacatttttaaaaaacccttgtcttctgctgtagaatcaatactgtggatgggtgacaaggcagaagagtggtaagggctaggtaacaggggttaagagacttgcccagtgtttcagagataggaagtgtctaaaatcagatttgatcccaggacctcctgtctctaggcctggctctctatccactgagcaacccagctgccagCTAGCCTTGTTTGACACCTCTAATGCAGACTGACATACGGTTTATTTAAATGAGGTCAATACACTGGCCAAAATATAGGTCATACTTCTAAAATGTTAAAACtgtttgaaagaaaacaaatatatgtaaacactaaaaaaaaaaccaacaccaaTTTTTGGCCTTTTAGATTTTATATAAGATTTTAAGGAAAATTTGGGTTTACATTTGGACCAATACAGTCCTTTACTATTTAATGGTTTGCATCCTAGAGCTAAactagaaaaggaataaaatgatcATATCTtcaagaaaaataacaataaggCACAGTATCAATTTTTCACATTTGGGAAAAGAGAATGCACATAAAAAGGAGTGTAGTAGGGAAGCAGCTCATCCTCAGTTGGCACCTGCAATGCAGGCCAACAAATGCATGACATCATGTACCAGGAATTTCCTATTCTGACTGGACTTAAATGCTAGAAATTCCGGTGTCATAAGTGTTCATCAAATTCACACTGAACGATGTAATAGTAAGGAGTAATGAAAATTTCCCTGGTAACACTGAGAAGGCTGCTGCTCACCTTGCTTTCTTTGAAGTCAAagctttgttttcatttaatttccttccaCCACTTTCtaaacacaaacaaaacaaaaatatattttagttcaTTATGTAATATCAACATAATCAGTTAAAAAGTTTATTCTTTGAAATCTTGCTATATAATCAAATAGCCTTTATGGAAAATCCCCCCCAAAAACTAATCTAAAAGTTAAATTAAGAGCACACTTGAAtgattttatttgaaataataaaaatttatggaAAATGGTCAACGCACCTTCTGGGATGATAAGAGAGTACTTCAGGGACAATACTATATTAAACTTAACTAAATTCGATGAGGAACAGGAAAAGTAGCATGGTGCTGGGCCCTTGTGTGCTCCATAAACaagacaataaaatatttttcattcattcaacaaacaattatttcaagtgatttttccaataaaattaaattccaagttttgattaatttaatattaaattcattttattcattcaaacaATAAAACTGGGAAGTTAAGGATAACTCCAACTtctataatgttttaaattttacaaagtattttctttataatattcttATAAAGTTGAGAGACTAAAGTGTTACTCCTTAACTTGAAGGAAATATGAAGTTAGGGCTTGAATGCCCTGCAAATAGTCAAATGACTATGTTATCAGAAGGGGCTTTGTTTTACTGAGCTTTTTCCAATGGATCTTGTTGCCTCATATGACGCCACATTTCTCTATGCATTATATCCTTTCCATGAAATAACAATCCATCTCTCCTATCATAGGAACATTGCTCTAAGTAAGTAAAACCAAGCCAGGAACctgagaggaaataaaattctttaataGTTTCTTATTCTAACTTTtcacaaattatttatattctacaTTTCAAAGACACAGGGATAATACATTCCACTTGACCACCTAGTAGGTTGAATTCCATGTTTTAATTCAGATGGCTGAAAGAAACATACTATTAAATTGTCAAGGGTAATTATATtcgttaaagggattttcttaatctcaatctctccctctgtctccttaagaggctagagagcagggtttctaagtggatcagaactgacaggagtcagAGAGCCAGAACTGAAGATTCCATTGCCAAGGAGACCAaaactgaggagaggaagtagctGGCCCTCTGACAGGAAGTTAGGGGGGACAGCTGGTCAGTGAGAGATTAAGGAGGCATCTGCTGACAGATGAAGGTCTTTTACTTCTGGGATCTTGAGAGAGCAGGAGGTCATCTTGGAGGCAAGGATCTGCTGgtagttggctactgacagttgggttgctatagaaaactgattgaaggagtgagtgaatGGTGGCTGTCTACTATTTTAGGTAGTTAGTTATAGAGTAGAGTAGTTTAGGCCTGGgttgtgccaggcagaagaacctgtcctgagAAGGCAGAAGTAGTTTTAGGAAATTTGATGTAGTATTAGGGgttttaggtatatttatttgggtataagattaataatctcttttctatctttctatctgtacttctttctcaAATTAAGTaaagtttctgttaaactgctctcctcactttgttgaactccttaatttaacccttagatattcaaatagtaaattaattaaaaaaagaaacactttgCAAGATACTGTCTATCTCTAAGACTGGAATGAATAGATTAGTGAAAATAGATAAATTCAAATGTCAGCAGAATCAacatttagattattttttttaagatgcaGTACCTGTAGTGTTCCTTGCTCCATCCTTCCAAGTATCTGGAGTAATAACTGTACCAAGTTTTTTTTCACCTAttatgaaaacaaaggaaattagGGGTATTATGGAATTACTACCTTCAAAAGAATACAGTGAAATAACAATATCCTTTCATCTAGTTCAGAGATGGCATCAAACATGGCTTCATGAGACCCACAACACTACAAAGTATTGACCGaaagagattaaaatgtaattggaaaacacttagcaaaataaataaaaatagaataaaatatagataacaatacattttaaaacaaagacaATATGTGACCTACAGAGAGTCTTATGTATGATTTAGTGgctatatttctatttctctgaCACTAATGTTCTGGGATTCACAATAATAAAGAGTAGCATACTATGGATACTACAAggagatttttattgttttaagtaTACTTTAAGCAAAATCAGTGGGTAAAAACCtaaaatttgtatatatttcctaTCCTGTCATTAACATATGCAAAAGGTAACCCTCGGCTCTTTATCTCTATAATACCATAAATGCCTTGGACCTTGTACTGTGAACGCAACTTACCCTGAGACACTTAATAATATGTGTGCCAACTGGAACCCCTTGCTGCCCGTCTTCAACCAAATCTCTTAGAGAAGAAGGGTGAACCTATTTACCCTGACTTTACTCTTTCATCATTACAGGATCTGGTAGGATAGGCAGGCACCCAGGTCAAGTGGCAATCCTATTCTATAACTATTAAATTCCTATCTCCTTCTGCCCTAATCCCAGTGATTTAGAGTAGCTTTCCACCAAAATGAAAACCCCTTATCCATATTACTCCCTGCTACTCCCATCTAGCTCATCCTTAACTTATTCTCAGGTTCTATcctcatttcccttcccttccattgtgTCTTTCAGAGCAAAACTATAATGTTTTAACAAACTTCATACTAGATCACTGTCTCTTATACTCTACCTTCTAGTGTTCACAGAAGCCTTGTTCTCTCTAGAAGAGATGTTTTCCATTGCTAGTTGGTCTTTTCATACTCCCTCAAACTGAGTATAACTATAGTCCCTGCCACTTTGGATAAGTTAGTTTTTCTCTAAAAAACAATAATCTGTCTCCAAGACCTGATTGGTTGAGAAAAATATGGTTTTAAATGTTGATTCAGCTTTCTGTTTGCCTTGACACAGTAGTTtggaataatttttccttttaaagtctGGATTTTACAATTAACCGGTTCAATGACAAattgtcttttgtcttagaattcttTGTCTTCTTATTTACTACTTGTTCATGACTCCCTAGTTCTGGGTTGCtgtgtcctcctcctccttccccctcaaattttctttttctgattctatCCCTAAATTGTTGGAAGGCACTGTACCATCATATTATACAATCTAAGATGGGACCTCACTGCTACAAAGTAATCTCTTTAGTCTTCCTAGATTCCATATCCTCTTATATTGGGGCAGCAGAGAGTTCCAGTTGTTATCTGAGTCAGTAAGTATATGATGTACCTAGGGTTTGAGTTCTTCCTTTTCCTAGTCAGTCaataggtactgtgctaaggagCAGGGATACAAAGTGAcaagatggtccctgccctcaaggagctcacaatgtaAAGAGGTtaattacaaacaaaacaaatatatacaagctttatataggataattaggaaataatgaacagagaaaAGGCATTAGAATTCAGAAAGGTTAAGAAAGGTTTCCTGTGGAAGATGGACTTTAAGCTGAGCCTTAAAAGAAGCCAGCAAAGTCAATAGGTAAATTTCCTGGAATATGTCCCATCAGGTCCACTATGCCTTCATATTATACATCAAAGGAGAGGGGAACACTGTGGGCATGAGGAGAAGCCATAGAAAATGCCCTGAGCAGAGAGATGGAGTATATGGTacagcaaagaggccagtatCATTGGATCACTGAGTAAAAGGAGGGGATTAAGGTGGTAGGAGCAGGCTAGGGTATGAAGGGCTTTTATTGAACACCAGAGAATTTAGTGTTTGATCtgggaggcaataggaagccattaAGTTTGCCagggggtagggtttagggtgacatggtcaggcctggactttaggaaaatcactttaatggctgaatggaggatggattagagtaaGAACACTTGAGACAGGCAGACCTACCACTAGCTGCCTACTACAATATAGGCACAGTGAGATGAAGGCCTATCTCAGGATGGTGGTTGTGTCGGAGGAAAAAGGGGGCATActcaagagatgttgcaaaagtgAAACTGACAGGCCTAGAAAACAGAAGAGGTATGGGGGATGAGAGTAAAAGGTAAAGGGTGGTTTGACGGTTGTGAGCCTAAGGGACCAGGATGATAGTGCTGtcctctacagtaatagggaGGGTAGAAAGGAGGTAGTgtttgggggaaaatataatgacttctgttttagacatgtttaGTTTAAGATGGCTGCtagacattcagtttgagatgtctaaaaggcatcTGGAGATACAAAATTGGAAGTCAGCTGTGAGTCTGGAGcaggaaaggcaaatttaagaAGCAGCAACCTAGAGATGGTgattaaatccatggaagctgatgagatccgCCAAGTCTTT encodes:
- the CRIPT gene encoding cysteine-rich PDZ-binding protein codes for the protein MVCEKCEKKLGTVITPDTWKDGARNTTESGGRKLNENKALTSKKARFDPYGKNKFSTCRICKSSVHQPGSHYCQGCAYKKGICSMCGKKVLDTKNYKQTSV